A stretch of the Vanacampus margaritifer isolate UIUO_Vmar chromosome 6, RoL_Vmar_1.0, whole genome shotgun sequence genome encodes the following:
- the lmf2a gene encoding lipase maturation factor 2a, giving the protein MGETVLPRRMFLWCMAVIYLIAFVSLYMQIPGLYGNDGLLPAGKQLRFSGKSLGEQLLDSPTLLWLSPHLGLDTHTAMELLCLVGAALSLAATLVASLRDSVVFFCLWALYLSMYQVGQVFLYFQWDNLLLETGFLTILVAPMTLIRGSRAVCEHDRVTFWLVRWLLFRLMFASGVVKLTSRCPTWWGLTAMTYHYETQCIPTPLAWFAHQLPVWWQKLSVAGTFTIEIAMPLLFFSPLRRLRLGTFYLQVLLQVLIILSGNYNFFNLLTMAICLSLLDDRHVRFWLRTAEDAEHKESKLWSWLRYILELAVLSLIIFGAIVCFDLKVDTTTRAITSKMAFTYHHFNHFLKSAIFPCVWVGVLSLTWEILAAMHRCACVSGFLRRFWSTLQWTVFAAAAAAMFAISLVPFTYIEYDSTSKLWPDVRRAYSVVDRYQLVNSYGLFRRMTGVGGRPEVVIEGSNDGITWTEIDFMYKPGNLSAPPPMVTPHQPRLDWQMWFAALGSHTQAPWFTSLVHRLLQGKKDVVELIQTDVTRYPFHQQPPAYLRAHRYRYWFTEPKEDGTNPQRWWRRVYSDEFYPVVYLGHPFLESMLQQHGLKDKSPPRRLLNSAVARSVRWVRAQVSGVHAPTLIWTLVGCSATLCLLLALPRRQKHAAGISHPKEAPADAKKTADEEKEDYVGKKDGEENEKEDVTDDDDEDDEDEEEGEVVESEDQ; this is encoded by the exons GTCTCTATGGCAACGACGGTCTCCTCCCTGCTGGTAAGCAGCTGCGCTTCAGCGGCAAGTCTCTGGGCGAGCAGCTGCTGGACTCGCCCACCCTACTGTGGCTCAGCCCTCACCTGGGCCTTGACACACACACGGCAATGGAGTTGTTGTGCCTGGTGGGGGCGGCGCTCAGCCTGGCCGCCACACTGGTGGCGTCGCTGCGGGACAGCGTGGTCTTCTTCTGCCTCTGGGCTTTGTACTTGTCCATGTACCAG GTGGGGCAGGTCTTCCTCTACTTCCAATG GGACAACTTGCTTCTGGAGACGGGCTTCCTCACCATCCTCGTGGCTCCAATGACTCTCATCAGAGGCTCTCGGGCGGTCTGTGAGCACGACCGCGTCACCTTTTGGCTCGTCCGATGGCTGCTCTTCCGCCTCATGTTTGCCTCCGGAGTGGTGAAGCTCACCTCACGTTGTCCTACTTGGTGGGGTTTAACCG CGATGACCTACCACTATGAAACCCAGTGCATTCCCACCCCACTGGCTTGGTTTGCCCACCAGTTGCCCGTGTGGTGGCAGAAGCTGAGCGTGGCGGGCACCTTTACCATCGAGATCGCCATGCCGCTGCTCTTTTTCAGTCCTCTGCGCAGGCTCCGACTCGGCACTTTCTACTTGCAG GTGCTGTTGCAAGTGCTGATAATTTTGTCAGGCAACTACAATTTCTTTAATCTCCTGACCATGGCTATTTGCTTGTCCTTGCTGGACGACCGGCATGTGCGCTTCTGGCTGCGCACGGCAGAAGATGCTGAACACAAAG AGTCCAAACTGTGGTCGTGGCTGCGTTACATTCTGGAGCTTGCTGTCTTGTCTCTGATTATCTTTGGCGCAATCGTGTGTTTTGACCTGAAAGTGGACACGACGACGAGAGCCATTACTTCCAAAATGG CTTTCACCTACCACCACTTTAACCACTTTCTGAAAAGTGCCATCTTCCCATGCGTGTGGGTCGGCGTTCTCTCCCTCACTTGGGAGATTCTCGCAGCCATGCACAG GTGTGCGTGTGTCTCTGGTTTCCTCAGGAGGTTTTGGTCTACACTCCAGTGGACGGTAtttgctgccgccgccgccgccatgttCGCTATCAGTCTG GTGCCATTCACCTACATAGAATATGACTCCACTTCCAAGCTGTGGCCCGACGTGCGTCGAGCCTACAGTGTTGTGGATCGCTACCAGCTGGTTAACTCGTACGGGTTGTTCCGAAGGATGACTGGCGTGGGTGGGCGGCCCGAGGTCGTCATAGAGGGGAGTAACGACGGCATCACCTGGACG GAAATCGACTTTATGTACAAACCTGGCAACCTGAGCGCTCCGCCCCCAATGGTGACGCCCCACCAGCCCCGCTTAGACTGGCAGATGTGGTTCGCCGCCCTCGGTAGCCACACGCAGGCGCCGTGGTTCACCAGCCTCGTGCACCGACTCCTGCAGGGCAAGAAGGACG TCGTCGAGCTGATCCAGACAGATGTCACTCGCTACCCTTTCCACCAGCAGCCCCCTGCCTATCTGCGAGCCCACCGCTACCGATACTGGTTTACCGAACCCAAAGAGGATGG AACAAACCCGCAGCGCTGGTGGAGGCGGGTCTACAGTGATGAATTTTACCCTGTTGTGTATCTGGGCCACCCGTTCCTCGAAAGCATGCTCCAGCAACATGGACTCAAG GACAAGTCGCCTCCACGCCGCCTGTTGAACTCCGCCGTAGCCCGGTCGGTGCGGTGGGTGCGCGCCCAGGTGTCGGGCGTCCACGCACCAACGCTCATCTGGACCCTGGTCGGTTGCAGCGCCACCTTGTGCCTGCTGCTGGCGTTACCCAGGAGGCAAAAGCACGCCGCGGGCATTTCCCATCCGAAAGAGGCTCCGGCCGACGCAAAAAAGACGGCGGATGAGGAAAAAGAGGATTATGTGGGTAAAAAGGATGGTGAGGAGAATGAGAAAGAGGATgtcactgatgatgatgatgaggatgatgaagatgaagaggagggAGAAGTAGTAGAGTCAGAAGACCAGTGa